In Gemmatimonadota bacterium, the sequence GCGCAGGGGGTGCCGATGGTGCCCCGGGACGCCGACGGCAAGCTGACCGACTGGACCGACGTGGCCCAGCTCGACTTCGGCAATCCGGCGCTGCGCCGGGAGATGACGGCCGCCATGCAATGGTGGCTCACCGAGTTCGGGATCGACGGCTACCGGGTGGACGTCGCCGGGTTCGTGCCGATCGGCTACTGGCGCGAGGCGCTGCCGGCCCTCCGCGCCGCGGTGCCCCGCCCCATCCTGCTGCTGGCCGAGTGGGGCGACCTCGCGCTGCACGGCGCGGGGTTCGACCTGACCTACGGCTGGGACGGCTACAAGCGGCTCAAGAAGGTCTGGAGCGGAGGCTCGGCCTCGGACTTTGTGCGCGACGAGATCGCCGACCTGCACCAGATGCCGCCCGGCGGCATGCGGCTGCGCTTCACCACCAACCACGACGAGACGGCGTGGGACAAGCCGCCGGGGGCCATCTTCGGCGCCGGCGCGGGGGCGCGGGCGGCCTTCGCCGCCACGGCGCTGCTGCCGGGCCGGCCGCTGCTCTACAACGGGCAGGAGGTGGAAAGCCCGCAGGCGCTGCCGCTGTTCGAGCGCGAGCTGGTGCAGTGGGACCAGCCACAGGCGGACAGCGCGCGGGCCTTCTACCGCCGGATCCTTGAACTGACCCGCACCCAGCCGGCGCTCATGCGCGGCGACTTCGTCTCGATCAGCACCGACGCGCCGTACGACGTGATCGCCTACCGGCGGGGCGGCATCGTGGTGCTGGTGAACCCGCGGCCCAAGGCGGTGCGGGTGCACGTGACCGGCATCGAGCTCGGGGGCCGCAAGGACCTGCTCACCGGCCGCACCCAGCGCGGCGACCACCTCACGCTCCCGCCGCATGGCATCCTCCTGCTGCAGTGACCGCCGAGCCGGCCGCCACCCCTGCCCACTGGTGATCCGATGATGCGCCCCGCGTCGGTCCTGTTGCTCTGCGCCACGCTCCTGGCCGCGCCCGCCGCCGGCCAGGGCACGCGCTGGTCGATGGATCCGGGCTGGCGCTTTACCAGGGGCGACCCCGCGGGCGCCGAGGCGCCCGGGTTCAATGACCGCGCGTGGCGCCGGGTCGACGTGCCGCACGACTGGAGCATCGAGGGCACCCCGACGGAGGACGCCCCGGGCGGCGGCCGGGTGGGGTACTTCCCCAACGGGGTCGGCTGGTATCGCAAGACCTTCCGGCTGCCGGCGGGCGCGCAGACCGGCGCCATCTGGCTCGAGTTCGACGGCGTCTACATGAACAGCGACGTCTGGCTCAACGGGGTGCACCTGGGCCGGCGGCCCTACGGGTACTCGAGCTTCGCGTACGACATCACCCGCCGGCTCCGCCCCGGCGAGAACGTCGTGGCGGTCCGGGTGGACAACTCCGCCGAGCCCAACTCCCGCTGGTACACGGGGAGCGGCATCTACCGCCACGTCTGGCTGCGCACCATGGCCCCGCTGCACCTGGGCCACTGGGGCACCTTCGTGACCACCCCGCGCGCCGACACGGCGGGCGCCGAGATCGCGGTGCGGACCCGGATCGAGAACGACGGGACCGTGCCACGCCGGGGCGTGCTGGCATCGGCCGTGGTCGGGCCCGGGGGCGGGCTGCTGACGCGGGTGGAGACACCGTTCTCGCTGGGTGCCGGGCAAACGCTGGAACTGGAGCAGACGCTGACCCTCGCCGCGCCGCGGCTCTGGTCGGTCGAGTCCCCGCACCTGTATATGCTGCGGTCGGTCATCTCGGATGGGGGCGCGCGCGCCTTCACTCATGACCTCGCGGACACCCCGTTCGGCATCCGGTCCACCGCCTGGGACGCCGACCGCGGTTTCCTGCTCAACGGCCGGCCGGTGAAGCTCCGCGGCGTGAACCTGCACCACGATGCCGGCGGCCTCGGCGCCGCGGTACCGGAACGGGTGTGGCTGGAGCGGCTCACCGCGCTCAAGGCGATGGGCGCCAACGCCATCCGCACCAGCCACAACCCGCCCGCGCCGGAGTTCCTGGACCTGTGCGATCGGCTGGGCTTCCTGGTCATGGCCGAGGCGTTCGACGAGTGGACCATCGGCAAGGTGCCCGAGGGCTACCACCGCTACTTTGCGGAGTGGTCGGAGCGCGACGTCACGGACTTCGTGCGACGGGACCGCAATCATCCGTCCATCGTGCTGTGGAGCGCGGGGAACGAGATCGGCGAGCAGGTCACGCCCGACGGCGTGGCGGTGCTGCAGCGGCTGCTCGACCTCTTCCACCGCGAGGACCCGACCCGGCCGGTGACCACCGGCAACGACAACATCGCCGCCGACGGACGGCCCGCCACGCTGCCCTTCCTCGAGGCCCTCGACATCGTGGGCTACAACTACGTGGACCGGTGGCGCGAGCGGCGGGAGCTCTACGCCGAGCCGGACCGCCACGACCACCCCGACTGGAAGATGATCGGCACCGAGAGCGGGACGATCTTCCAGTCGTTCGACGAGCAGTACTCGCTGGGGGACGATCCCGCGGTGCCGCGGCCGAACTACACCTCGGGGATGATCACCGCGGAGCGGCTGTGGAAGTGGGTTACGCTGCACGACTACTTCAGCGGCAACTTCATGTGGACCGGGATCGACTACCTGGGGGAGAGCACCTGGCCCTTCAAGGGATTCCCCTCGGGGGCGATGGACCTCACCGGCCTGCCGAAGGACATCTACTACCTGTACCAGAGCCTGTGGAGCACCGAGCCGGTGCTGCGGCTCTTCCCGCACTGGAACTGGCCGGGGCGCGAGGGCCAGGTGATCCCGGTGCTGGCCTACTCCAGCTGCAACATCGTGGAGCTCTTCCTCAACGGCCGCTCCCTGGGCGAGCAACGCAAGGAGTTCCCGGCGCCGGGCACCGCCGGGGGCTGGAACACCTACGCCGAGCCCCGGGTGCACCCGACCACGACCGACCTGCACTTCCGCTGGGACGTGCCCTACGAACCCGGGGTGCTGCGGGCGGTGGGCAAGCGGCGGGACGGCACGCCGGCCTGTGAGGCGGAGGTCCGCACTGCGGGGCCGGCCGCGGCGCTGCGGTTCATCGCGGCGCGCGACACCCTCACCACCACGCCCGGCGATGTGCTGCTGGCGCGGGTGGAGGTGGTGGACGCGGCGGGGGTGGTGGTGCCCACCGCCGGCCCGGAGGTGCGGGTGGCGGTGCGCGGGGGCACCCTGGTGACCCTGGACAACGCCGACCTGCAGGACCTCACGCCCTACGGCGGCGACCGGCGCCGGGTCTTCAGCGGGCGTGGCCTGGCGGTGGTACGCGCGGCCGGCCACGGCACGCTGACGGTCACCGCGACCACGGATGGCCTCGCTCCGGCTACCCTGACACTCCCCGTGGCCAGCGGCCCAGTGCCGCCGACGATCCCAGCCGTCGCGCCACGATGATCCGATCGGAAAGCCCCGCATGCGCCTGATCCCCGCGCTGGCCCTCGTGCTCCCCGCCCTGCTCGGCGTCCCCGCGAGCCTGCCGGCCCAGCGGCCAGCCACCCGTGCCGCGTACATCGATGGCGCGGGGGTGATGCGCTGGAAGGACGACCGCACCGAGGTGGCGCTGTTCGGCGCCAACTACGTGATCCACACCGCCAGCGACTACCGCGCGGCCGGGCACGCCGGCGGCGACCGCAAGGCGATGATCGACGAGGACATGGCGCAGTTTGCCCGGATGGGGTGGGACGGGCTCCGGCTGACGTTCTGGGGCGACTGGGAGTCGGCCGACAGCCTGGGCAACCTGCTGGCCACCGACCACCTGGACCTGCTCGACTGGCTGATCGCCCGCGCCCGCGCCCGGGGCATCTACATGCTGTTCAGCCCCATCCAGCTCTACAACGCCAAGTGGCCGGACGCCCTCGCAGACACCACCGCCCCCGGCTTCGGCCGGCGCTACCCGCGGGAGCGGATGGGCACCGACCCGGCGGCCATCGCCGCGCAGGTGACCTACCTGCGGCAGATCCTCAATCACGTGAATCCCTACACCGGGGTGGCCCTCAAGGACGAGCCGGCGTTCCTGTTCCTGGAGCTGGTGAACGAGCCGGTGCACCACCCGGACGACCTCGCGGGTTCGGTCCGCTACATCAACACCCTCACCGACGCGGTCCGCTCCACCGGCTGCCGCACCCCGATCTTCTACAACGTGAGCCAGGACTTCCGCATCGGCGAGGCGATCCGGCGTTCCAAGGCCCAGGGCATCACCTTCGGCTGGTACCCCTCCGCCTTGAACGCAGGCTACGAGCTCCCGGGCAACTTTCTGCGCGCCGTGGACGACTTCCCCGACATGCGCCGTCCCGAGCTGGCGCGGCTGCCGCGGATCGTCTACGAGTTCGACAGCCCCGACCTCCGCACCGGTACCATGTACCCGGCGATGGCACGCGCCTTCCGGGCGGTGGGGGCGCAGTTCGCGGCGATGTTCGCCTACGACATGCAGCGGACGGCCTCGCGCAACCTGGGGTGGCAGACCCACTACCTGAGCCTGGCCTACACCCCGCGGAAAGCGATGAGCGCCATCGTGGCCGCCGAGGCGATGAAGCGGCTCCCCCGCGGCCGGGACTACGGCCCCTACCCCGGCAACACCCGCTTCGGCGACTTCCACGTGTCGGCGGACGAGAACCTGGGCGAGCTGGTGGCGGCGGATGCCTTCCTCTACGCCGGCTCCACCCGGTCCGTGCCCCCCGACCCGGCGGCGCTGCGCCGCATCGCGGGGTACGGCTCGTCCCCGACGGTGACCTACGGTGGCGAGGGGATCTACTTCATGGACCGGGTGCGTGCCGGCCTGTGGCGCCTGGAGGTGTATCCCGACGCGGTACCGGTGCGGGACCCGTTCGAGCTGCCGCGACCGGACAAGATCGTCACCCGCGCCATCCGCCGCCCGTGGCCGATGACCGTGGCCCTGCCGGACCTGGGGCGGGGCTTCGCGGTGCAGTCCGTGACCCCCGGCAGCGGCGCGCCCACGCGGGCGGAGGATGGACGCTTCGTGGTGATGCCGGGCGTGTACCTGCTGAGCGCCGCCGGCCCGGTCGATATCGCCACGCTCCCGACCCACGTGGGCCAGGTGGGCATGACCGAGTACCACGCCCCGCCCGAGGACACCCTCCCCACCGTCGTGACGCCCCTCGCCCCGGCGGCGCTGCTGGCCGGCCGCGAGGCGGTGCTGCGCGCCCGGGTGGTGGATCCGACGCCGCCGGATTCGGCGCGGCTCTTCCTGCGGCGCACCGCGGGGGACTGGTACCACGCCTACCCCATGCAGCCGGCGGGCGGCTACGAGTACGCCGCCAGCATCCCCGGCGGGGAGCTGCGCGCGGGGCCCTACGAGTACGTGATCACGCTCTACCGTGACGGGAGGGCCACCACCTTTCCCGGCCACCGCGCCGCCCAGCCGTGGGACTGGAACTTCGGCGCGGAAGGATCCTGGCCCCTGCCGGTGGTGGATCCCGGCACCCCGCTCACGCTGTTCGATCCCGCCACCGACGTGCACCGTCTGGCCTTCACCCGCATCGGCGACGCGGGGCGGAGCGGGCGCTTCCAGGTGGGGCTCTCGCCGCGCACTGGGGGCACCGTCTTTCACCTGCCGCTGCCGGTGGACCGGAGCGGCTGGAGCCCGGAGGACTACACGGCGTCACTGGTGGTCGCCGACCGGGTGAGCGCCCGCGGAGAGGCGATCGCCGCCGCCACCCGCCTGCGCCTGCGGGCGCGTGGCCTCGGCGCCGGCCAGCGGCTGTACCTCACCCTGATGGAAGACGACGGCACCAGCTGGAGCGCGGCGGTGCCGCTCGACAGTGCCTGGGCCGAACTGGAGGTCCCCCTCGCGAGCCTTACCGTGGCGCGCGGCGTGCTCCTGCCGCAGGGGTTTCCGGGAGAGTGGAACTACTGGGTAGGACCGGCGGCGGGGCGGGGCGGCGCGGGGGATGGCCTGCGGCGGGAACGGCTGGAGCGGCTGCAGCTCTCGCTCCGGCGCGTGGACGGGATGGCGGCGGCGCCGGACGCGTACGGGGTGGAGGTGGAATGGGTGCGGCTCGAGTTCGGGGATGGCCCCTGATGCACGGCCTGCGGCTGCCGGGCTGGTGGGCGGCCCTGGGCGGTGTCCTCGCCTGCACCACGGGAGTCGAGCAGGGCGCCTCCGCACCGCGGCCAGCGCTCCGCGGCGCGGACATCTCGGCCCTGGAGCGGCTGGAGTCGGCCGGGGCGGTCTTTCGGGATGACGGGGCGCCCGGCGATGCCATCGCGATCCTCCGGAGCCACGGGGCCAACCTCTTCCGGCTGCGCCTCTTTCTCCAGCCGGATGGCAGCGAGGTACAGGTCAACGACCTCGAGTACACCTTGCGCCTGGCCCAGCGGGTGAAGGCCTCCGGCGCGGGGCTGCTGCTTGACTTGCATTACTCGGACACCTGGGCGGATCCGGCCCACCAGACGACCCCCGCGGCCTGGGACACCCTGGACCTCGCGGGACTGGAACAGGCGGTCGAGGCCTACACCGCCGACGTCCTGGCCCGCTTCCGCGCCGCCGGCTGCGCTCCGGACATCGTGCAGGTGGGGAATGAGGTCGATGACGGGATGCTCTGGCCGCTGGGGCGGCTGAGTGGCGCCCCGGACACCACCACGGGCTGGGACCAGTTCACCCGGCTGCTCCAGGCCGGCATCCGGGGCGTGCATGCTGGCGGCGGCGCCGGTGACTCGACCCGCGTCCTCATCCACTTCTCGCAGGGCGGGTCCGCCGCGGCGACGCAGTGGTTCTTCGACCACCTGGTGGCGCGGGGGGTGCCATTCGACCTGATCGGCCTGAGTTACTACCCGTGGTGGCACGGCACGATCGGCGAGCTGCGGGCCAACCTGGGCGCGACGGCGGGCCGCTACGGTCGGGGCATCCTGGTGGTGGAGACGGCCTACCCGTGGCGGGCAGGCGGGTGGGAGGGGATCGTCCCCGACGCCACCACGCTGCGCTGGCCGGTGACCCGCGAGGGCCAGGCCCGATTCCTCCGGGACCTGATGGAAGCGGTAGGATCGGTCGGTGCGGGCCGCGGGGTGGGTGTGCTCTGGTGGTATCCGGAGGCGGTGCCGGCCACCGGGCTGTACGTCTGGGGCAACGGCAGCCTGGCGCTGTTCGACGGCGAGGGCCGGGCGCTCCCGGCCACGGCGGCGCTGGCACCCCCGTGAGGCTAGGGTGCGCGGACGTTCGCCGTGCTGGCGAAGATCCGCGCCGCGACCACCAGCTCCACCAGCGCGCCGGGGGAGAGCAGCAGGTCCCCGCTGCGGAACACCGGCCCGGCGGCGGACCGGACCTCGATCTCGAGCACGCCGCCGTTCACCAGCGCGGACTGCGGGATCACGAAGCGGCTGGCCATGCCCGGGTGCACCGTGCCGAGGCGGCGATTGAGGCCGCGGCCGGTGACGTAGACATCGACCGGGACGGCGTGGTTGCTCGTCACCTCGATGGCCGTGGGCACCGGGGCCGGCGTACCGGGGGCGGCACCGGCATTGCCGCCGCCACAGGCGGTGGCGAGGAACAGGCCAAGGACGAGGAGCGGGCGGACGAGCATGGGTGCCTCCGGGAAACGGGCCGTCAGCGATCCGGCGTGGGCGACCCGGCGCGCGAAGCCCGGAACGCCAGGAGCAGCATCGCCAGCCCGAAGGCGAGCAGCGCGAGCCCCCACCAGAGGTTCACGTTGATGCCGAGGGAGCGGGCGTAGATTTCGGGACCGGAGACGATCCCGAAGCCCGTGAGCAGCACGCCGAAGATCGTGAACATGAGCCCCATGGGCAGGCGCAGGTCGAGGTTCATGGCGAGGTTACCAGAAGAGGATGTTGAGGACCAGCGTGAGGCCCAGGACCACGGCGCCGAGGGTGGCCGGCCGCTGGTACCAGGTCAGGCCATGGTCGGACTGGCGCGGGGTCAGGGCGTAGACCAGGCCGCGGAGCTCGTCGTCGGTCTTGAGCCGCGGGGTGGCCAGCGAGATCCCGATGGTGGCGAGGAAGCAGGCGCTCCACGCCATGATGGCGGTCCAGAAGTTCTGGGCCATCTCGCTCGGGTAGGTGTGGAGCACCGCGCCCAGGAAGCCGCCCTTGAGGCCGGCCACCGCGCCGTGCGGCAGGGTGAGCCCGTGGTGGGCGGCGGCCGCAAGGGTGCCGAGCAGCAGGCCGTAGAAGGCGCCGTGGCCGGTGGTGCGGCGCCAGAACATGCCGAGCAGGAAGGTGGCGAACAGCGGGGCGTTCACGAAGGCGAACACCAGCTGCAGCATGTCCATGATGTTGTTGAAGCGGGTGGTGGCGTAGGCCGCGCCGACGCTCAGCGCGATGCCGAAGACGGTGGCCGCGTGCCCCATCCGGAGGTAGTGCCGGTCGGTCTGGTTGGGCCGGATGTACGACTGGTAGATGTCGTAGGTCCACACGGCGTTGAAGGCGGTGACGTTGCCCGCCATCCCGGACATGAACGAGGCCATGAGGGCGGTGAGCCCGAGGCCCAGGAGCCCGGACGGCAGGTAGTGCGCCAGCAATACCGGCATGGCGAGGTTGTAGTTGGGATTCCCGTCGGCACCGAGGGGCAGCAGCCCGCCGCGGCCCTGGTGCAGGGCGATGGCGATCATTCCCGGCACGATGACGAGCATGGGGAAGAGCATCTTGGGGATGGCCGCGAGCAGCGGGGTGCGGCGGGCGGCGAGCATGGACTCCGCGGCCATGGCGCGCTGCACCACCAGGAAGTCGGTGCACCAGTAGCCGAACGAGAGCACGAAGCCGAGCCCCATGGCCATGCCGAACCACTCGACGCCCATGGGGTTGGCGTCGGCGGAGCCCAGGTGGCGCCAGCTGTCCGACCAGGCGCCCGCGGCGTAGCCGGCGCCGGTGGCCACCGGCTCCAGCTGGGCGGTGAGGCCGGACCAGCCGCCGACGTCCTTGAGCCCGAGCAGCACCAGCGGCAGGAAGCCCAGGACAATGAGAAAGAACTGCAGCACCTCGTTGTAGATCGCCGAGGTGAGGCCGCCGAAGAAGATGTAGACCAGCACGATGACCGCGGAGAGGATCACGCTGGTGTGAAAATTCCAGCCCAGGACCAGCTCGAGCAGCTTGGCGAGCGCGTACATCGAGATGCCGCTCGACAGCACCGTCATCACGGCGAAGGTGATGGCGTTGAAGCCGCGGGTCTTTTCGTCGAAGCGGAGCCGCAGGTATTCGGGCACCGAGCGGGCGCGGGAGCCATAGTAGAACGGCATCATGAAGATGCCCACGAACACCATGGCGGGGATGGCGCCGACCCAGTAGAAATGACTCGTCATCATCCCGTACTTGGCCCCCGACGCCGCCATCCCGATGACCTCCTGGGCGCCCAGGTTGGCCGAGAGGAACGCGAGGCCCGCGATCCACGTGGGGATGGACCGTCCCGAGAGGAAGAAGTCCTCGCTGCTCTTCACGTGGCGCCGGAGCACGAACCCGATGCCCAGGACGAATGCGAAGTAGACGATCAGGATGGCGTAGTCGATCCCGCCGAGCTGGATCTGGTGCACGATGGAGGCATCCGGGGTGCGGGCTGGATGGGAGAGGGGCTGCCGGGCGCCGCGTCCCGGTCCAGCCGCCCGGGAGGGCCGCGACGCCCGCCGTATGTTCCACGCCGTGCCCCCCGGGCGCAAGGTCCGCTGGCCGACCAGCCCGGCGGGCCGTACCTTAACGAAATCAGCCCCATGCCCCGTCCCACCCGACTTCCCCTCGCCGCCCTCGCCGCGGTGGCCCTCGCCGCGGCGCCGCTCCCGGCCCAGGTGTCCGTGGCGTCTCCCGACGGACGCACCCGGGTGACCATCGAGGTCCTCGAGGACCGCCTCACCTGGCGGCTGGACCGGGACGGCCGCCCCCTGGTCCACCCGTCGCGGCTGGGCCTCCGCTTCGAGGGCCAGGCCCCGATCGACTCGGGCTGGGTCATCCGCGACACCACCCGCAGCGCCCACGACGCCTGGTGGACTCAGCCCTGGGGCGAGGTGGCGCGGGTGCGGGAGCAGTACAACGAGCTCGCGGTCGGGGCGGAAGAGGAGTGCGTCGTCGTCCGGGGACCCGACGCCGTCGGCCCCGGCTGCCGCCGGCTGGTGCTGCGGGTCCGTGCCTTCGACGACGGCATCGGGTTCCGCTACGAGGTCCCCGAGCAGCCCGGCTTCGGCCGCTACGCGCTGACCGAGGAGCTGACGCAGTTCGGCTTCGTCGAGAACCCGCGGGCCTGGTTCATCCCGTCCGACCGGCCGCGGATGGACCGCTCCGAGATGCTCTACAGCGCGGGCCCGGTGAGCCTGCTGCAGCGGGTGCAGACGCCGCTCACCATGGAGTCGCAGGACGGCCGCACCTACATGGTGCTGCACGAGGCGAACCTGGTGGACTACCCCCGGATGAACCTCAAGGGCGGCTGCATCGAGTGCCGGACGCTGCAGGCCGACCTCGCGCCGATGGCCGATGGGATCCTGGCGCGCGGCCAGGCCCCGCTCGTCACCCCCTGGCGCACCCTGCAGCTGGCCGACCGCGTCACCGACCTCTCCCCCGCCCTGCTCGGCCTCAAGCTCAACCCGCCGAGCGCCATCGCCAACACCGGGTGGATCCACCCGATGAAGTACGTGGGCATCTGGTGGGGGATGCACATCGGCACCATGACGTGGAGCTCCGGCCCGAAGCACGGCGCCACCACCGAGCACACCCGGCGGTACATCGACTTCGCGGCGGCCAACGGCTTCGGCGGCGTGCTGGTGGAGGGGTGGAACACCGGCTGGGACGGGGACTGGATCCGCAACCGCAACGCCTTCTCGTTCACGCAGGCGTACCCCGACTACGACCTCCCGGCCCTGGCGGCCTACGCCCGATCCAGGGGGGTGCGCCTCATCGTCCACAACGAGACCTCGGGCGGCATCCGCAACTACGAGCGGCAGCTCGACAGCGCGTTCACGCTGTACCAGTCACTCGGCCTCGACGCGATCAAGACCGGGTACGTCACCGACACCATCGACGGCGGGCACGACCACTGGTCGCAGGTGGCGGTGCAGCACCACCGCCGCGTGATCGAGGCCGCCGCGGCGCACGGCATCATGGTCGACGTGCACGAGCCGCTGCACGACACCGGCGAGCGGCGCACCTGGCCCAACATGATGACCCGCGAGGGCGCCCGGGGGCAGGAGTACAACGCCTGGAGCGGCGACGGCGGCAACCCGCCGGAGCACGAGACCATCCTCTTCTTCACCCGCCTGCTCGCGGGCCCGATGGACTACACCCCGGGTGTGTTCGACCTGCTCATCGAGCGGGGCACCGGCCGCCCCCGCACCGCCGACGAGCCCCGGGTGCGCACCACGCTGGCCAAGCAGCTGGCGCTGTACGTGGTGCTCTACTCCCCGCTG encodes:
- a CDS encoding alpha-amylase, which produces MHDSLVAGAVALATMAGPLGAQALAPDTSWVRRSALYEVFVQDFSPSGDFRGVIEGLDRIESAGADVVWLMPIHPIGEKNRKGTLGSPYAPRDYRAINPAYGTAEDFRALVEAVHARGMKLILDWVPDHTSPDHHWVMEHPDYYFRDAQGVPMVPRDADGKLTDWTDVAQLDFGNPALRREMTAAMQWWLTEFGIDGYRVDVAGFVPIGYWREALPALRAAVPRPILLLAEWGDLALHGAGFDLTYGWDGYKRLKKVWSGGSASDFVRDEIADLHQMPPGGMRLRFTTNHDETAWDKPPGAIFGAGAGARAAFAATALLPGRPLLYNGQEVESPQALPLFERELVQWDQPQADSARAFYRRILELTRTQPALMRGDFVSISTDAPYDVIAYRRGGIVVLVNPRPKAVRVHVTGIELGGRKDLLTGRTQRGDHLTLPPHGILLLQ
- a CDS encoding glycoside hydrolase family 97 protein translates to MPRPTRLPLAALAAVALAAAPLPAQVSVASPDGRTRVTIEVLEDRLTWRLDRDGRPLVHPSRLGLRFEGQAPIDSGWVIRDTTRSAHDAWWTQPWGEVARVREQYNELAVGAEEECVVVRGPDAVGPGCRRLVLRVRAFDDGIGFRYEVPEQPGFGRYALTEELTQFGFVENPRAWFIPSDRPRMDRSEMLYSAGPVSLLQRVQTPLTMESQDGRTYMVLHEANLVDYPRMNLKGGCIECRTLQADLAPMADGILARGQAPLVTPWRTLQLADRVTDLSPALLGLKLNPPSAIANTGWIHPMKYVGIWWGMHIGTMTWSSGPKHGATTEHTRRYIDFAAANGFGGVLVEGWNTGWDGDWIRNRNAFSFTQAYPDYDLPALAAYARSRGVRLIVHNETSGGIRNYERQLDSAFTLYQSLGLDAIKTGYVTDTIDGGHDHWSQVAVQHHRRVIEAAAAHGIMVDVHEPLHDTGERRTWPNMMTREGARGQEYNAWSGDGGNPPEHETILFFTRLLAGPMDYTPGVFDLLIERGTGRPRTADEPRVRTTLAKQLALYVVLYSPLQMAADLPENYERQPAFQFIRDVAVDWDTTRVLEGRIGDYVAVARRERGGPTWFLGAITDEQPRTLDLPLSFLVPGRRYIAEIYADGPGADWRDHPLPVTITRRAVTSATRLRVVLAPGGGQAIRIRPAR
- a CDS encoding DUF4982 domain-containing protein — encoded protein: MMRPASVLLLCATLLAAPAAGQGTRWSMDPGWRFTRGDPAGAEAPGFNDRAWRRVDVPHDWSIEGTPTEDAPGGGRVGYFPNGVGWYRKTFRLPAGAQTGAIWLEFDGVYMNSDVWLNGVHLGRRPYGYSSFAYDITRRLRPGENVVAVRVDNSAEPNSRWYTGSGIYRHVWLRTMAPLHLGHWGTFVTTPRADTAGAEIAVRTRIENDGTVPRRGVLASAVVGPGGGLLTRVETPFSLGAGQTLELEQTLTLAAPRLWSVESPHLYMLRSVISDGGARAFTHDLADTPFGIRSTAWDADRGFLLNGRPVKLRGVNLHHDAGGLGAAVPERVWLERLTALKAMGANAIRTSHNPPAPEFLDLCDRLGFLVMAEAFDEWTIGKVPEGYHRYFAEWSERDVTDFVRRDRNHPSIVLWSAGNEIGEQVTPDGVAVLQRLLDLFHREDPTRPVTTGNDNIAADGRPATLPFLEALDIVGYNYVDRWRERRELYAEPDRHDHPDWKMIGTESGTIFQSFDEQYSLGDDPAVPRPNYTSGMITAERLWKWVTLHDYFSGNFMWTGIDYLGESTWPFKGFPSGAMDLTGLPKDIYYLYQSLWSTEPVLRLFPHWNWPGREGQVIPVLAYSSCNIVELFLNGRSLGEQRKEFPAPGTAGGWNTYAEPRVHPTTTDLHFRWDVPYEPGVLRAVGKRRDGTPACEAEVRTAGPAAALRFIAARDTLTTTPGDVLLARVEVVDAAGVVVPTAGPEVRVAVRGGTLVTLDNADLQDLTPYGGDRRRVFSGRGLAVVRAAGHGTLTVTATTDGLAPATLTLPVASGPVPPTIPAVAPR
- a CDS encoding glycosyl hydrolase 53 family protein, with product MHGLRLPGWWAALGGVLACTTGVEQGASAPRPALRGADISALERLESAGAVFRDDGAPGDAIAILRSHGANLFRLRLFLQPDGSEVQVNDLEYTLRLAQRVKASGAGLLLDLHYSDTWADPAHQTTPAAWDTLDLAGLEQAVEAYTADVLARFRAAGCAPDIVQVGNEVDDGMLWPLGRLSGAPDTTTGWDQFTRLLQAGIRGVHAGGGAGDSTRVLIHFSQGGSAAATQWFFDHLVARGVPFDLIGLSYYPWWHGTIGELRANLGATAGRYGRGILVVETAYPWRAGGWEGIVPDATTLRWPVTREGQARFLRDLMEAVGSVGAGRGVGVLWWYPEAVPATGLYVWGNGSLALFDGEGRALPATAALAPP
- a CDS encoding sodium:solute symporter family protein — its product is MQLGGIDYAILIVYFAFVLGIGFVLRRHVKSSEDFFLSGRSIPTWIAGLAFLSANLGAQEVIGMAASGAKYGMMTSHFYWVGAIPAMVFVGIFMMPFYYGSRARSVPEYLRLRFDEKTRGFNAITFAVMTVLSSGISMYALAKLLELVLGWNFHTSVILSAVIVLVYIFFGGLTSAIYNEVLQFFLIVLGFLPLVLLGLKDVGGWSGLTAQLEPVATGAGYAAGAWSDSWRHLGSADANPMGVEWFGMAMGLGFVLSFGYWCTDFLVVQRAMAAESMLAARRTPLLAAIPKMLFPMLVIVPGMIAIALHQGRGGLLPLGADGNPNYNLAMPVLLAHYLPSGLLGLGLTALMASFMSGMAGNVTAFNAVWTYDIYQSYIRPNQTDRHYLRMGHAATVFGIALSVGAAYATTRFNNIMDMLQLVFAFVNAPLFATFLLGMFWRRTTGHGAFYGLLLGTLAAAAHHGLTLPHGAVAGLKGGFLGAVLHTYPSEMAQNFWTAIMAWSACFLATIGISLATPRLKTDDELRGLVYALTPRQSDHGLTWYQRPATLGAVVLGLTLVLNILFW